A window from Drosophila yakuba strain Tai18E2 chromosome 3L, Prin_Dyak_Tai18E2_2.1, whole genome shotgun sequence encodes these proteins:
- the LOC6533597 gene encoding uncharacterized protein LOC6533597, with product MSANSNSLEVSPNSTLTFTKSNDRQEITIRNVGEKTVTYKVQSTVHGKFNIRPRWGVLNPNEHSHVVITMCKDAELSRKGRDKIVVVCMVSPINAVDFDMTTSFWRHNICYDPNIEKHHLTCHQINGQGVGDGEGMDVGVGNGGDKDAVPDDLRFRRGLFPSFCSIRIPSKYWR from the exons ATGTCtgcaaattcaaattcacTTGAAGTATCACCGAATAGTACGTTAACCTTCACAAAAAGCAACGATAGACAAGAAATAACCATCAGAAATGTTGGCGAAAAGACAGTGACCTACAAG GTGCAAAGCACAGTGCATGGCAAGTTCAATATACGACCCCGCTGGGGAGTCCTGAACCCCAATGAGCACTCTCATGTCGTCATAACCATGTGCAAGGATGCCGAGCTCTCGAGGAAGGGACGCGACAAGATAGTGGTCGTTTGCATGGTTTCGCCCATCAATGCTGTGGACTTTGACATGACCACCTCCTTCTGGCGCCACAATATCTGCTACGATCCAAATATCGAGAAGCACCACCTCACCTGCCATCAAATTAATGGGCAGGGTGTAGGCGATGGTGAGGGCATGGACGTGGGCGTGGGCAATGGAGGCGATAAGGATGCGGTGCCGGACGATCTAAGGTTTCGCCGGGGTTTATTCCCATCATTTTGCAGTATTCGCATTCCGAGCAAGTACTGGCGATAG